From Anaerohalosphaera lusitana, one genomic window encodes:
- the kbl gene encoding glycine C-acetyltransferase — protein MFGAMKDHLNSELQKIKESGLYKSERIITSPQDASIEVKSGQKVLNFCANNYLGLADNPEVIEAARESFDKWGFGLSSVRFICGTQAVHKDLEAKLTEFLGTEDTILYSSCFDANGGLFETLLTAEDAVISDQLNHASIIDGIRLCKAQRYRYKTCDMADLEEQLKQAQSARFRLIATDGVFSMDGTIAKLDKICDLAEKYDALVMVDDSHAVGFMGEKGRGTHEYCGVMDRVDIITGTLGKALGGASGGYTSARKEIVEMLRQRSRPYLFSNTLSPTIASASIKVLELLSRNTDLRDKLWENTNYFRSQMSSLGFDIIAGEHPIVPIMLGDAVVAQKMAEKLLEKGIYVIGFFYPVVPKGQARIRCQISAAHSREDLDYAVKQFAAVKEELGV, from the coding sequence ATGTTTGGCGCAATGAAAGATCATCTAAACAGCGAACTACAGAAGATAAAAGAATCCGGGCTATACAAGTCCGAACGTATCATAACCAGCCCGCAGGACGCCTCGATCGAGGTCAAGAGCGGACAGAAGGTACTCAATTTTTGTGCGAATAATTATCTCGGGCTGGCGGACAACCCTGAGGTAATCGAAGCTGCTCGCGAAAGTTTTGACAAATGGGGCTTTGGGCTCAGCTCTGTTCGCTTTATATGCGGTACGCAGGCTGTTCATAAGGACCTGGAGGCAAAGCTAACCGAGTTTCTCGGGACCGAGGACACGATCCTTTACAGTTCGTGCTTCGATGCCAATGGCGGTCTTTTCGAGACGCTGCTCACAGCCGAGGATGCGGTTATCAGCGATCAGTTGAACCACGCTAGCATCATCGACGGCATTCGACTCTGCAAGGCTCAGCGATACCGTTACAAGACCTGCGACATGGCTGATCTTGAAGAACAGCTAAAGCAGGCTCAGTCCGCACGTTTCCGCCTGATCGCCACAGACGGCGTGTTCTCGATGGACGGAACAATTGCCAAGCTGGACAAGATATGTGATCTCGCTGAGAAATATGACGCACTCGTGATGGTCGACGATTCGCATGCGGTTGGCTTTATGGGCGAAAAGGGTCGCGGCACACACGAGTACTGCGGCGTAATGGACAGGGTGGACATCATTACCGGCACACTCGGCAAGGCTCTGGGCGGAGCAAGCGGCGGGTATACCTCGGCACGTAAGGAAATCGTGGAAATGCTTCGCCAGAGAAGCCGGCCTTATTTGTTCTCGAACACACTTTCGCCGACGATCGCTTCAGCTTCGATAAAGGTCCTCGAACTGCTTTCACGCAATACAGATCTGCGCGACAAGCTGTGGGAGAATACGAACTATTTCCGCTCGCAGATGAGCAGTCTGGGCTTCGACATCATTGCGGGCGAGCATCCAATCGTGCCTATCATGCTCGGTGATGCTGTAGTTGCGCAGAAGATGGCTGAGAAGCTTCTGGAAAAGGGTATTTATGTTATAGGCTTCTTCTATCCGGTGGTTCCCAAGGGTCAGGCACGTATCCGGTGCCAGATATCCGCGGCTCACAGCAGAGAGGATCTTGACTATGCGGTCAAGCAGTTCGCGGCAGTAAAAGAAGAACTAGGCGTTTAG
- the pnp gene encoding polyribonucleotide nucleotidyltransferase: MFDVHRVEREIGGKLLSIETGKIARQADGAVTVQCGETVILAAATSSKAREDIDYFPLSVDYREKLSAAGKFPGGFMKREGRPSQKEILTARTVDRPIRPLFPDEYNDEVQIMISVLSADQENDPDILAMIGASAALSISKIPFMGPLGACRLSIVEGNHVINPTHEERERSTFNLILGGRSDAINMIEVDAKQTPDDTVADAIEEAHKSVKATCELIEELVAKVNPEKIVVEPLNTEDIEAELKDKVWNDFREAYQIVSKGDRSAKLKEIQDAVKEEYLKPEDGSEPKYEAKAFTKALGNVEKNVVRELLLEGKRPDGRGYDDVRPIECEVGLLPRAHGSALFTRGETQALVSVTLGTTRDVQTVDGLLEEYGQSFMLHYNFPPYSVGECRPIRGPGRREIGHGVLAEKALEQVRPSEKDFPYTIKIVSDITESNGSSSQASICGGCLAMLDAGVPLAKPVAGISIGMISDGGRYELLTDILGDEDHFGDMDFKIAGTDEGITAIQLDIKAEGLPFDQMRAAIKKARTARMKILDSMSKAIEKPHELSEYAPRIVKINIDPDSIGKIIGPGGKTIRNIQEETNSTINIEEDGEVTISSVGGDGHMLAKEIIEAMTTPPVVGKIYKNSKVVSVKDFGVFVEICPGVEGLCHISELAEGFVKNVEDICKEGDVIPVKLLLIDDQGRFKLSRKAALADMEKSEE, from the coding sequence ATGTTTGATGTTCATAGAGTAGAGAGAGAAATAGGGGGAAAGCTCCTATCAATCGAGACAGGTAAGATCGCAAGACAGGCAGACGGAGCAGTTACGGTTCAGTGCGGCGAGACAGTCATACTGGCCGCAGCAACAAGCTCCAAGGCCCGAGAGGATATTGATTATTTTCCGTTAAGCGTTGATTATCGCGAAAAACTAAGTGCTGCCGGCAAGTTCCCAGGCGGTTTCATGAAGCGCGAAGGACGCCCGAGCCAGAAGGAAATCCTGACCGCGAGAACGGTGGATCGTCCGATCCGCCCGCTTTTCCCTGATGAATACAATGACGAAGTCCAGATCATGATCTCGGTACTCAGTGCCGATCAGGAGAATGACCCGGATATTCTGGCGATGATCGGTGCCAGCGCGGCCCTTTCCATCAGCAAGATCCCGTTCATGGGCCCGCTCGGTGCATGCAGGCTGAGCATCGTCGAAGGCAATCATGTCATCAATCCAACACATGAAGAGCGTGAACGCAGTACGTTCAATCTGATCCTGGGCGGCAGGAGCGATGCCATCAACATGATCGAGGTTGATGCAAAGCAGACTCCTGATGATACTGTTGCTGATGCTATCGAAGAAGCGCACAAAAGCGTTAAAGCGACCTGCGAGCTGATCGAAGAGCTCGTTGCGAAGGTTAATCCGGAAAAGATTGTCGTCGAGCCGCTCAATACAGAAGACATTGAGGCTGAGCTTAAAGATAAGGTCTGGAACGATTTCAGAGAAGCTTATCAGATCGTGTCTAAGGGCGATCGGTCAGCAAAGCTCAAAGAGATCCAGGATGCAGTAAAAGAAGAGTACCTCAAGCCCGAAGACGGCTCTGAGCCCAAATACGAAGCAAAGGCGTTCACCAAGGCCCTCGGAAACGTAGAGAAGAATGTTGTCCGCGAATTGCTGCTTGAAGGCAAGCGTCCGGATGGCAGAGGATACGATGACGTCAGACCGATCGAGTGTGAAGTCGGCTTGCTGCCGCGTGCACACGGTTCGGCACTGTTTACTCGCGGCGAGACTCAGGCGCTGGTTTCCGTAACGCTCGGCACAACCCGTGACGTTCAGACCGTCGACGGCCTGCTCGAAGAATACGGCCAGAGCTTCATGCTCCACTATAATTTCCCGCCTTACTCAGTAGGCGAGTGCAGGCCTATAAGGGGCCCAGGCAGGCGTGAGATCGGCCACGGCGTATTGGCTGAAAAGGCGCTGGAGCAGGTCCGACCCTCTGAAAAGGACTTCCCCTACACCATCAAGATCGTTTCGGACATAACGGAATCGAACGGTTCCAGCTCGCAGGCTTCGATCTGCGGCGGTTGTCTGGCTATGCTTGATGCAGGTGTCCCGCTCGCCAAGCCCGTTGCCGGTATCTCTATCGGAATGATCAGCGACGGAGGCCGATATGAACTCTTGACAGACATTCTCGGCGACGAGGACCACTTCGGCGACATGGATTTCAAAATTGCCGGTACCGATGAGGGCATAACAGCGATACAGCTCGATATTAAGGCCGAGGGACTGCCTTTCGACCAGATGCGTGCTGCGATCAAAAAGGCCAGGACCGCAAGGATGAAAATCCTGGACAGCATGTCCAAGGCTATCGAAAAGCCGCATGAACTTAGTGAATACGCTCCAAGGATCGTCAAGATCAACATCGATCCTGACAGCATCGGCAAGATCATTGGCCCTGGCGGCAAAACCATCAGGAACATCCAGGAAGAAACCAACAGCACGATCAATATCGAAGAAGACGGTGAAGTTACGATCAGTTCTGTCGGCGGCGACGGCCATATGCTTGCCAAAGAGATCATTGAAGCTATGACTACGCCACCAGTAGTCGGTAAGATATACAAAAATTCCAAGGTTGTTTCGGTTAAAGACTTTGGAGTTTTCGTTGAAATATGTCCAGGCGTTGAAGGTCTGTGCCATATAAGTGAGCTTGCGGAGGGCTTTGTTAAGAATGTTGAGGACATATGCAAAGAGGGAGATGTTATCCCGGTGAAGTTGCTTCTGATTGATGATCAGGGACGCTTCAAACTGTCTCGCAAGGCAGCTTTGGCTGACATGGAAAAAAGCGAAGAATAG
- a CDS encoding sigma-54-dependent transcriptional regulator → MNKTKGKVLIVDDDKDHADLLVESLQKQCSNAIAAYTAASAKSAIDRDGIDVVIVDYDLRSDTDGLDILQYAKQAKSSTKVILIADQNNTVACEQAIRMGAYEALTKPVDVDSLRLMVSKILPTRGDGKAVEDFEFPGVISRSHYMQGIYKVLRRVAPTNISVLIEGESGTGKELLARAIHENSDRRDNAFKPINCAGLTESLLESELFGHAKGAFTGATADRKGILEQADKGTLFLDEIGDMPLSMQAKLLRVLEDGIVVPVGATKAVVVDVRVVAATNHDLAKLVEEKKFRQDLYFRIKGVSLTIPPLRKRAEDIPELFGFFLRQACEELGRDIHRITESAMSILQSYHWPGNIRQLRHVIRTMVVMCDGDTLDVGDIPPDVHLVKRLSGRVEGQPDMSQDFVAQFTGRSLEEVEREHIRRTLDYTNGNRAEAAKILKIGERTLYRKIKEYDL, encoded by the coding sequence ATGAACAAGACCAAAGGCAAAGTTCTCATCGTAGATGATGACAAGGACCACGCTGATCTTCTGGTAGAATCTCTACAGAAGCAGTGTTCCAACGCCATCGCTGCGTATACCGCCGCCAGCGCCAAGTCAGCGATCGATCGCGATGGAATTGACGTGGTGATAGTCGATTACGATCTCAGGTCCGACACTGACGGCCTGGACATATTACAGTACGCCAAGCAGGCCAAATCTTCCACCAAAGTTATTTTAATTGCCGACCAGAACAACACAGTTGCCTGCGAACAGGCTATCCGCATGGGCGCTTATGAGGCCTTGACCAAGCCCGTTGACGTCGACAGCCTCCGACTGATGGTCAGCAAGATCCTGCCCACCAGGGGCGACGGCAAAGCTGTCGAGGACTTCGAATTCCCTGGTGTGATCAGCAGAAGTCATTACATGCAGGGCATCTATAAGGTGCTGCGGAGGGTTGCTCCGACTAACATCAGTGTGCTCATCGAGGGCGAGTCGGGTACAGGAAAAGAACTCCTCGCCCGTGCGATCCACGAAAATTCCGACCGGCGTGACAATGCGTTCAAGCCCATCAATTGCGCCGGCCTTACCGAGAGTCTGCTCGAAAGCGAACTGTTCGGCCACGCCAAAGGCGCCTTCACCGGCGCGACCGCTGACCGCAAAGGCATACTGGAGCAGGCCGACAAGGGTACGCTCTTTCTAGACGAAATAGGCGATATGCCTTTATCGATGCAGGCCAAACTCCTTCGTGTCCTTGAAGACGGCATCGTCGTCCCCGTCGGCGCGACAAAAGCCGTTGTGGTGGACGTTCGTGTAGTCGCCGCAACCAATCACGATCTCGCAAAGCTCGTCGAAGAAAAGAAATTCAGGCAGGATCTGTATTTCCGCATCAAGGGCGTCAGCCTGACGATACCCCCTTTACGAAAGCGCGCCGAGGACATTCCGGAACTGTTCGGTTTTTTCCTGCGTCAGGCCTGCGAAGAGCTCGGCCGTGACATTCATCGGATCACCGAGTCAGCCATGAGCATATTGCAAAGCTACCACTGGCCGGGCAATATTCGTCAGCTTCGGCACGTCATTCGCACTATGGTTGTAATGTGTGATGGCGACACGCTCGACGTCGGCGACATCCCGCCCGATGTTCATCTGGTCAAAAGGCTCTCAGGCCGGGTCGAAGGTCAGCCCGATATGAGCCAGGACTTCGTCGCCCAGTTCACCGGCAGATCCCTTGAAGAAGTGGAGCGGGAGCACATCAGACGAACGCTCGATTATACTAACGGCAACAGGGCCGAAGCGGCCAAGATACTGAAGATCGGCGAACGGACCCTCTATCGCAAGATCAAGGAATACGACCTGTAA
- a CDS encoding Gfo/Idh/MocA family protein, translating to MAKQGRINGKEKIRIGVVGCGGRGWYDSDRSLKSDPNVEIYAMADLFQDKLDHTLKGLKNQYGDRINVAKNRQFVGFDAYKQLLECDLDLVILTTPPSFRPEHLRAAVEAGKHVFMEKPVAVDPVGVRSVIESSELADKKGLTIMAGTQARQMSHRVELMKRIHDGQIGDIVTGQCFRVGGAMRGWGVEERKADWSDMEWQIRRWLFNTWLSGDFICEMHIHELDIVNWAMGGPPVKCMAMGGREARTDELYGNIFDHFSVEYEYENGVRIFYAGSQIDGATVRTNERIVGTKGIAYTDWARSYIEGENPFKYDGPNPDPCISQHNLQFQAMRNGEKLNQGVRVAHSTLTAIMGRMSAYTGKELSWKWVLNASKLDLSPDKYEFGDMPKPEIAVPGETPLV from the coding sequence TTGGCAAAGCAGGGTAGAATAAACGGCAAAGAAAAAATAAGGATCGGGGTCGTCGGTTGCGGAGGTCGTGGGTGGTATGATTCGGACCGAAGTCTGAAAAGTGACCCCAACGTCGAAATATACGCTATGGCTGATCTGTTCCAGGACAAGCTGGATCATACGTTAAAAGGATTGAAGAATCAGTATGGCGACCGTATCAATGTCGCTAAGAACCGCCAATTCGTCGGCTTTGATGCATATAAGCAGCTCCTGGAGTGTGATCTCGACCTGGTTATATTGACGACCCCGCCGTCATTCAGACCCGAGCATCTGCGGGCAGCAGTGGAGGCGGGCAAACACGTATTCATGGAAAAACCCGTTGCAGTAGACCCCGTGGGTGTCCGTTCGGTCATCGAATCGTCGGAACTCGCTGACAAGAAGGGCCTGACAATCATGGCCGGCACTCAGGCCCGTCAGATGAGCCACAGGGTCGAACTAATGAAGCGGATTCACGACGGCCAGATAGGTGATATCGTTACCGGCCAGTGCTTCCGGGTTGGCGGTGCAATGCGGGGATGGGGCGTGGAAGAACGCAAGGCCGACTGGTCCGACATGGAGTGGCAGATACGCAGATGGCTGTTCAATACCTGGCTCAGCGGTGATTTTATCTGCGAAATGCACATCCACGAACTGGACATCGTTAACTGGGCAATGGGAGGGCCTCCCGTCAAATGTATGGCCATGGGCGGCCGTGAGGCACGCACGGATGAACTTTACGGAAATATCTTCGATCATTTCAGTGTGGAATATGAATATGAAAACGGCGTCCGCATTTTTTATGCCGGAAGCCAGATAGATGGCGCAACGGTCCGAACCAACGAGCGTATTGTCGGTACTAAGGGTATTGCATACACCGACTGGGCTAGAAGCTATATTGAAGGCGAGAATCCTTTTAAATACGACGGACCCAACCCTGACCCATGTATAAGTCAGCATAATCTCCAGTTTCAGGCTATGCGAAATGGCGAAAAACTCAACCAGGGCGTTCGGGTGGCCCATAGCACCCTTACCGCGATTATGGGCAGAATGAGTGCGTATACCGGCAAGGAGTTGTCATGGAAATGGGTTTTGAACGCTTCAAAGCTCGATTTGAGCCCTGATAAATACGAGTTTGGAGATATGCCCAAACCCGAAATAGCAGTTCCCGGAGAAACGCCTTTAGTGTAG
- the rpsO gene encoding 30S ribosomal protein S15: MLAKEKKTQIIDDYKTGDNDTGSPEVQIAILTSRINELTEHLKKHKKDHSSRRGLLKMVGTRSSLLKYVKSQDLDRYKEIISKLGLRK, translated from the coding sequence ATGTTAGCAAAGGAAAAGAAGACACAGATCATTGATGATTACAAGACAGGCGACAACGATACTGGATCTCCTGAGGTTCAGATCGCAATTCTAACAAGTCGGATCAATGAACTGACAGAACATCTCAAAAAGCACAAAAAAGACCACTCGTCCCGCCGTGGCCTTTTGAAGATGGTAGGTACAAGATCATCGCTGCTCAAATACGTTAAGAGCCAGGATCTTGACCGCTACAAAGAAATAATCTCCAAGCTCGGCCTGCGTAAGTAA
- the mgrA gene encoding L-glyceraldehyde 3-phosphate reductase: MAYTPTEARYENMKYNRCGRSGLKLPAVSLGLWHNFGGVDTLENSREMIHRAFDLGITHFDLANNYGPPAGSAEETFGKVLAQDMAAYRDEMVISTKAGYYMWPGPYGEWGSRKYVLASLDQSLGRMGLDYVDIFYSHRPDPDTPLEETMGALATAVQQGKALYVGLSNYSAEQTKRSAAILKDLGTPCLIHQPRYSILDRWVEDGLLDVLEDEGIGGIAFCPLAQGLLTKKYLDGIPEDSRASKPWGFLKEETVTDELIGKMRELNDLAAGRGQSLAQLALAWVLKDRRMTSVLIGASRVEQIEENVKTLDNLELTDDELKKIDSILAK; the protein is encoded by the coding sequence ATGGCTTATACACCTACTGAAGCACGCTACGAAAATATGAAATATAATCGCTGCGGCCGGAGCGGGCTCAAGCTGCCGGCTGTTTCGTTAGGGTTGTGGCACAATTTCGGCGGGGTTGATACGCTTGAGAACAGCCGGGAAATGATCCACCGTGCGTTCGATCTGGGGATCACACATTTTGACCTGGCGAACAATTACGGTCCCCCTGCCGGTTCAGCGGAAGAGACTTTCGGCAAGGTACTAGCTCAGGATATGGCTGCTTACCGCGATGAGATGGTGATATCGACGAAAGCGGGCTATTACATGTGGCCGGGCCCGTACGGCGAATGGGGCAGCCGCAAGTATGTACTTGCCAGTCTCGATCAGTCGCTTGGACGTATGGGACTCGATTACGTGGATATCTTCTACAGCCATCGGCCCGATCCGGACACGCCTCTGGAAGAGACGATGGGCGCACTGGCAACCGCGGTTCAACAGGGTAAGGCTCTTTATGTTGGACTTTCCAATTATTCCGCCGAGCAGACTAAAAGATCTGCAGCTATATTGAAAGATCTCGGCACGCCCTGCCTGATACATCAGCCTCGATACTCTATTCTCGACAGGTGGGTCGAAGATGGCCTGCTGGATGTTCTGGAAGATGAAGGAATCGGCGGAATCGCTTTTTGTCCGTTGGCACAGGGACTGTTGACAAAGAAATATCTTGACGGCATTCCGGAAGATTCACGGGCTTCTAAGCCTTGGGGCTTTTTAAAGGAAGAGACAGTTACCGATGAGTTGATCGGCAAGATGAGAGAACTGAATGATCTGGCAGCCGGTCGAGGACAGAGTCTGGCGCAGCTAGCTTTGGCCTGGGTGCTCAAGGACAGGCGAATGACTTCTGTATTGATCGGCGCAAGCCGCGTAGAGCAGATCGAGGAGAATGTTAAGACGCTTGACAATCTGGAACTTACAGACGACGAGCTGAAAAAGATCGATTCGATTCTGGCGAAGTAA